AAAAGCCTTTCTGTGCACAGGCAGATATCTTCCAGAGTATTATCTCAAATGGCTGAGTCACATTCTTATTGCATACTGTGGTGTAAGTATTCTGCAATAGGCACTGTGTAGGCAGTATTCCTCTGGAATACTTTGCAGCGTGTACATTTGATATGCTGGCTATTTCTGTAATGCTGCAGAAAAGCTCTCCTGGTCAATTCATGCGGTTTGCCAAATTTTATAGCTAGCTTCAGTACCGACAGTGAACTGGATTTATTGTATTTCATGttattcaaaataattatttaacaGATTGAGGGCTTGAATAATAATATTCTTTTCCTCTGCTTAGATTCATGCTTTCATTAAGAGGTCTGAAGCGGAGGAGGTGGATTTTGCAGGGTGGCTTTGTTCAACCATAGGCCTTAACCAACCGAGTACACCCACGCATGCTGCTGGAGTCTGAATATGGAAGAGCAAATCCTGTACTGTACATCTGTTAACAACAATGCTATTTTGGTCCTATTTCCTCAGCTTGTACCTGTTCAAACATGTATTTCACCTCTTAAGGAAGAATGTCTTTATAGCATGTGCCAAATGGTTTTAAACTTTGTCATAAACTAATTGGTATTGTATTGGATTACATTCATTTACCGACCAAAATGTAAGATGTTTAAGTTACAGTGCTTGCTGATTTTAAGTGATAATGGATATtctttcttaatgaaaatatCACTGGGGGTGTTTACCCTCAGCTTGTTTGAACTTTATCAAGATTCTTTGTAAATCGTTGGTACTTCAATCATGCTTACCTAATCTCCCATGCAAAAAGGGTTAGGGATGCTCCAAAACTGTATCTGTTGAGCATGCTTTTGCTGCTGCCAAACTGTATCTGAAAGTTAGGCCTAATGGTTCTACCTTTGCTGTTGTTTAGAGATCTCTCTTTCCAGGTAAAGAAGGCAAGAGCTCTGCATTTCTTGGAATGTACAGGGCAATATTCTAATTGTAGACTTGTTCatatttctatatttatttttaaaacatatcatCATACTTGGATTTAGTGATGTATGTCTttctaattgatttttaaaagttagttCTCGGAACTGTCCTACAGAATCAAGACAAAGATCCAGgcaatttgctttcttttaaccTAAAGATTCATGACAACTGTGTTTAGTGTCTAAAGTGTATGAAGATCCTTTATTGTTTTATTCTCTCAGATGTTTAGCAATGGATTCTCTTAATAAATATATTATCAAGTAACTActtgaagctttttttaaaactcaaacTTAACCAAAGCCTTAATCTGAAGTCATTGCTGCCTTACACACccattttctatgtatttttccaCAACCATGCAACATCCTTAGTTCTAAGAGGTACAAGATGGCACATGTAAGATGACAATGTGTGAAAACAGGGCTCAAGTCAGTTGCCATTGCAGTGTGTCAATATCCTGTTTACTGGGTTTCTGTGGAATGCCTGAGGGAAGCCTGACTGCAGAGGTTTTGTCTGTATAGTGCTCACACAACTCATGAAGCACTTGATGCTCAGACCAGTGCTGTAACCCCCTGGGTGGGGGTGTGAGGGGTGTTTTTACAGGGCAAACCAGTGCGGTGGTATGAAACATAAGAACCTTGTGATACACCCAGCAAGAGGGAAGACCTGCTTGCCTGCATCTGTTGTTAACTGAGAGTGGTTGTACTACACTCACTtcttaagttatttttcttcagaagttcAGCTTCTGTTAGCTACTGGGCAAGCCCATTGCTGTTGCTGTAAAACAGAACAGGGAGAGGTGGGTACACCTTATGTGTCCTCAGCACAAAGTCTTGCTCTCACcagctgtgctgagcagcacTATTAAAAAGTTCAGCTCCTTGAAAGGATGTTTCAGACAAGGAAATGGCTGAAGTTCTTTCCCATGAGGAATCTCAATCAGTCTAGACATGAACTTCCACTTGGCCAATGGTATCAAGTATCAGAGAGAGGGATAGAATAGCTGTCAACCCATCAGCAGTAGGAAATTACTTACTTGACACCTCAAGGGCTTCCTTCAGCTTGTCCTCACTTGAATGTGACTCCTGGTAGTCATGACAAGGCTGTGTagtgtttaatttaaaatctgtCCTGAGTTTTATATGTGAATTATACACACTAAAACCTACTGTAGTTTTTCTGTGTGTTAGAGAAATATGTAGTATATGAACAGCAAGTTCTTAGAGATTTAACTTCCATTTTACTTGTTTGCTTCACAGACAGCAATAATCAGAACACTGCCAGCACAGTTATATGTAGTAGGACACCAGGAAAAGTACTTTATTGCAACATGCAATAGAACTGGTCTGTTTTAATCCAAAAGCAAGCAAGGGACTTATTCACAGAAGGCAGCAGGAACTATGTCCATGAAAACCACTCTGGACCATGCTGaggaaaaataacatatttttcaaCTGTCAAAATTACCCTTTTGGAGCTGAAACATGCAAAGAAAGGACAGGCTGGCTTCTGAGCTCCTACAACCCAGCTCTTCACACACATACTTTCAAAGAATTATTGACACTCCAAGCCATAATATTTTCAGCTCACACtctaggggttttttccctgttggtCTTGGGAAAGCTTTGCTAGATCTCCTGCACTCACATTCTAAGCTGCTTCACTAAGACACCCAGGATTCTCAAAAAACAACTAGTCATTAGTACAGTATGAAGCTGCATTTATGTTCCATCATTCAGTTTCTATCACTACAATAAAGTAACAGCCAACTATCTTGCCTCAACAGTGGCAGGAACTCATTGGAGACTGACTACTGCTCTGACCATGCCCAGGGCATGGGACACTTTTCCACATTTCTTACCTGCTCTTAAAACGAAATTTCAGAAGAGCGTTTATTCCATTTTCTCCAAGTGATGCCAGAGACAGCACCTTTAGACACTAGTTGTGCAATGAACAACCCTGGATATAACTGACTATTTTCCTAGGAAGACAGTCGACAAAGTGGCCAAGTTAGAACATTACTTTTATTGTCTGTTTTTAATCAGCTTAACAGAGTTTGGGTTTCTATGATTTAAATCAAGTCTTGATTTAAATTCAATCAAGAATTGATAAAATAACCAGCTGCACCTCATAGTGTCTGCACTCCACAAGGAGAAAGAACATATTGTCTATCGGCAAGAGCAGCACTAGCTTGTTACCGTACCATTAACGAAATTGTGGAGGGGACTTCACATCGCTTTACAACTAAGTTATTAAACTCCTCCTTGAAGTTCACTTGATAGGAGAAAGCAGACTTGCATTGATTTATGAAGTTactgtgaggggaaaaagaaaataacactaattttaaaatattagttcCTTACTAAAGGTAACAGGGACCAATTCTTACCGTACAATTTGTGGACAAATGAAAGGCTAATTGGCTGCTACTCTGAAAGAGCAAGAAGTAGAAAATACTTCACTGTTACAGTCAGACTGACAGTACTTAAGAAGAGCACCAGTAGGTACAGAGAGAGGCCACCTCGTCACCGTGCTCAGAATTAGGTTGATGGTGCAGTACCTGCTTCCCCCGGTGTAAGAACACCGACATTTCTATCACATTTATAGGGAGTGCAAGTCCAGTTTTCTGCATAACTGAGAACACAGCAGCTGAAAGCCTGGAGACAGTCCTGGACACATCTTTTCTTACCACGTGTCTTAAAATTCGCAGTTTAAGCAAATGAGGTTATAATATAATCATTGGTTCAGCAACCAGCCTCCATggcctggttttatttttcagcatcagGAAATAAGAACAGACGAATTATTGCTTTTAGTATACGTGTTGAATTAGTCTGACTTGATTAGTGACTTCTTCCATCTGCATATAAAGATGTAGTAAGCTACATTAGGTTTTAAATATGGAACAGATTATGCTACATATTTGTGcagcaaattttaattttaaaatctaagtCAAGATGTGCCAAGCTTGTGACACTCATGTGTTCAAGAGTAACCTCCCTAGACTCCAAGAGTCTGGTGTATCATATAGTTCTTATTCATATACAGGACAAAATGAAAACCAGTTGGTGAATTTTATatgaatgaagaagaaattcCTGAGCCTGTATTAAAaaccatgtcttttttttttctctcaagaatcagattcctcctcctcctcctcctcctcttcctcctcctcctcttcatcatcttgAAGACTTAGGTGTAATTCAGTTTGATTGATAGCAGCCTCGTTGTCCATCTGCCCAAGAGTCTGTCACAGTAAAAGATTAATCTTGCTAATTATCAAAACCAGCAGTGATACCAAATGCTTCTCAAATCACTATTAAATTGGTGCAGCCACAGCGTCTTTCAGAAATCTCGGTACTAGAACTGTTGACTGGAAGAGCCCATCACAGTGCCAAGCACCAGTTCTCCATAGAGGAGTTTCAACTAGCTCAGGCTGACCATATATTTAGTAAAAAGTTCAGATACTATCTGTGCCTCCATCCCCTGCGATCAGTTGCCTAAACCAGGTTGTCGTAGTTAAGAGTATCGGAAACTGTGTTTAATAGACGGCAAACTGAAGCTACACCAATACACAGCAGGGATTTCCCAACCTCCCTGGAAACAACATGCTGCTTTCAGAGACGGGGAAAAGGCGAAACCCTTGAAACATAAACTGGCAACAAACCAGACAGATTTTACAGCTGAGCCTTTCAGTTAATGAGCAACATAAACGAGGTCAACATTAAGAACTCCAAATGGAAACCACCCACAGAAACACCCATAGGCCATCACATCCACAcagctctcctcctctccctgtcaCCCCTGCTGACACACCCCAGCACAGGGGAAGCCAGCCCCCCTCCTTCCACCAGGCCAGGACCACCCTTACTTTGTGCGTCTCCTCTGCGACAGCTGAGGAAGAGACGGTAACGTTCTCCTCTCTGGACCTGATCATGGACTGCAGCGCCAGCTCTTCCACCTGCAAACGAGGGAACGCGGAAGCCTTTGCAGCGAATTGTTTCTTGGCCTCTACTTGAAGCGTTAAATACTTAAACTTGAGTCAAGTCAAACTGTTTTCGAAGAATCGACAGCCAAGCTTTTAAAGCCTGCTTCACCGCTCCTCAGCTTCTGCACGCAGCAGGACACCGACGACCCCCGCACCGGCCGCCCTCAGCGGGACGCCAGCGAAGGGCCGCGGTCAGGGGCGCCCTCCTGCGGGGAGCACGCTGGGGGTCAAAAGGCTCCGAGGCCACCGCGACAAGCCAAACCCCTCACAGCGGCGCCCAGGCGGCGGGTGCCCGCTCGTTCACGGCTccagaaggttaaaaaaaaaggtagctttaGAACCAgaagcggggcggggcggcgcgggcccggccctgccgccgTCGGCCGCTCCGTCCTTCCCGCCGCGCGGCCGAGGGAGCGagcgggccgcccgccgccgccgccgcccccccccccccgcgctccgcTCGCGCCCCGCTCGCCGCCGACCTTGAGGCGCGTGAGCTGGTCGTGCAGCGCCGCCTTCACCCGCAGCAGCGTCTCCTCCTCCTTGCGCAGCTCCTGCAGGCGGCTCAGCATCCTCCGCCGCgcgcccgcctcgccccgccggcGGGAAGCGGGGAGCGACAGCGCCCCCTGCAGCGCCGGCGGGGAAGGCCGGCCTCCGCCTGACGTCACGCCGCCGCCATTTGCACGTTTCCGGGCAGCAGCTGCCACCGCGCGGCCGCTTATCGTCACGGCCGCTttaaaggggaaggagaagggcttCGGAAAACAGGACTGCAAAGACCACcccctcttttttcactctttaaGGAGTTCCCATTTTAAAACCTGCTCGAAAACGGACAACCGCGTCAAAAAACATATGACAGCACGGCTCTGTTCCAATAAAATTTATTAGTTGTAAATGCACAGTACAGTTTTCTGCACTCAAACAGATAAAGTACTGCACCGGGTTTACGCTTCGGCCTTCGCCTTCGCCGCTGTCTTGGCTGCGGTCTCTGCCTTGGGCCCCGCCGGGACCTTGGCCGCGAGCTTGGCCTtggctttcttctcttccttaagtttatgctaaaaaaagacaaaaaaagatcaTCAGGCACATAATCTGAACTACTAAAACCAATTTCAGCTGTTACCGGCTTCTCCGCTCACTCACATTTTGCGCGTGGCGCAGAATGGTGTTGCGTCGCATCGTTTTGGCATAGGGGTTCAGCTTGATCATGATTCTCAGATTCTTCAGTGGATTCTTCTTCAGGACTCTGCGGCGAATCTTCTTCCTGAAAAGAACAGGCATGAATCAAGACCTCATTTCACAACTCAAGTTCTGCTAGATGTTCCCTGAAATTTGGGGAACCATAATTCCTAGTATTTATACCCAGAAGCTAAAGAAAACCCAGCCCTGTCTGACATCCCAATGCAGAGAGATTTCTGATCTGCTAAAGAGACTGCACTTCACAGTCGTTAGAGAAAAATCATTACTTCGGAGCACGCAGCGCCTTCTGGATTTCCTGGCTTCTCATGATTCTTCCAATGTCCGTATTGGTCATCTTATGCATTGGCAGGCTGTGGAACAAACGTTCATAGGGTAAGTTGGACGATAAAAACCACGGCTAGTTTACTGAAAAGaggcatttggggaaaaaatattattattaattttccaCCTCcaagcagaagcagctgtgacACTAACGGTTGCTCTCCCAAGCCTGTTCCACCCTGTTCCCTTCTCCCCGACGCTGGGCTGTGCTTACTTGTAGTCGCTCTTCAGCGTAGCAGCTTTGCGCCAGGTGCCATACAAATCATCCAGCTTGCGGAAAGCGCTTTCTGTCCAAATGCAGAAACGCCCAACGTGGCCCCCGGGAGCAAGTCTCAGCAGGTTCAGCTTGTTCACGTCAAGAAGAGTAattcctacagaaaaaaaccagacaaactgATCCCTTTGATTGGGAATTAAAATCAAGGAATGCAAGACTAAGCAATAAACAGAGGAGATAGTACGCAGAAACAGATAGGGCCTTATTAGCTCTTACACTACAGTTACACCTACGTACGAAAACCTGTTGAATTTTTTAAACGAATTATCAGCCTTTTCCCAGGAACAGACAGCCTCATTTTTAACTGCTCCAAACGCAGTTTAGGGTTGGTGTAACATTTGTCATGAACATCCTCAACATCACCGAAACAGGTTCTTAGAAAGAATGCATTAGCTACTTCAGTGAGTCAGAACTTCCACAAAATCATGTGTTTCAGAAACACGGACCAATGAAGTGGAATCTCATCATTCTCAGCAGTCTCCCAACAAAAGAGTAAGTGTGCCCCAAGTTGAAGTTACCTGGAATATTCCGGAAAGCTCTAATGATACCGTTGTCCTCGTTGTAGATGATGCACGGTCCCCTGCGCTGGATGCGACGGCGATTCCTCATTTTACCCTTTCCGGCCCGCATACGCTGGGAGGCATAAACCTATATAAAAATGAAACTCGTGAATTCAAAATAGTCCAAATCCCACTAGTAAGACACAAGAAAACTGCTTTAGTCAGAACTTTACAATCATCACTGGTTATCTGAAACACGGACCAGTGAGAAGTTAATTCGTAAGAGTCAAAAAAAAGAGCTATTAACATTAAGCAACACTGAAATGAAGACAACTACATAAAGCAGCGCAGTAAGAAATTTACTTTgcttaaactcttttttttacagttccttGTAGTTTTGTTACAAAGGGATTTCTAGCAGtatcaaatcaaaacagaactCACTCTTTGGAATTCCTACTGTAACAACGGCAGAGTCAAATAACCTGGATTTCGCTCTTCAGAACATTCCTGTAGAAACTCACCTTTTTGATGTCATTCCAAGCTTTAAGCTTCTTAAGAAGGAGAACAGCTTCCTTGGTTTTCTTGTAACTCTCAACTTTGTCCTCAACAACCAGAGGAAGTTCTGGAATCTCCTCAATGCGGTGGCCTAGCGAAGATTTTACAAGACACTAAGTTACCCACCGATTTTGGCTGTATGCATATCTCAGGGTTATTGCCTTGTGTATTCAGAAATGATACAAAGTGATAAACAGTGGAAATTAAATTCATCATCTCACAGTCAGGCGTAGTAATTACGTGTCTTATGGGTCTGCCTCCAACACTACTTTCTGTAGCTGAGTAAATATCAAGCAAATCTTCGGCTTCCACGAACAGAAATCAAACTACCATGTGATTCAAAATCCAATTTCAGTTTCCATAAACTGCACAGACAAGATTCGTGTCAGCAACGCATGCAAAAGCACCTCAGTGTCACCGAACTTCCACCACCATACTTTCCCAAGTTGTACATAAGAAGAATACCCCCCTACTGAAGAACAGACTGTCTCTTAAACTCTTTAAAAGAGAATTTAGTTATGCCAGAGAAAGATTTCAAGTAATCGCATAGTAACTGATACTGCTCAGGGAATGTAAAACCACTGGCAAACATTTCCAGAGACAGAATTCCCACCTTTAGACATGACCAGTGCTGGAAGAGCTGACGCTGCCAGAGCAGAACAGATGGCATAACGCTTTTGAGTTGTATTCACTCTACGGTGCCAGCGCCGCCAAGTCTTGGTTGGGGCAAACATGCGGCCTCCACGACACATCTAGGCATCTACAGTTAAGAACAATATTTTTGAAGCCTCTTTTTCTAGCATGACTCTCCAATACTTGCTCAGCATTAACTGTTCGTCAACCATCTGTACCAGTATGCTGACAGCAGGCAACTGTCACTGAGCACAGAGTAAGACGCAAATTACGACATCATGGCAAGACTGTATCACGAGATTCAAGATATCCACGCTTTtgcagtggtggtggtgaaatCAATGAAAGCTGCTCTTCATTAATGCAAGTCTGAATTTGCACACAGAAGGTTCTAATGACATTACAAATTACCCAAAGCTGGTGGTCCAGATCACTGCAGGTGGGCATTACCTCAAGCAGAAGATTCCACTTCACATTtagatacttaaaaataattcttctgcTTGACGAGTTCAGTGCACCTGACACAAGCGGCAGCTATGAAAGGATACATTTCCAAAGGCACCCTGGCCAGAGCGGTGAGTTCCACCACCTCGTACTCGAGGAATACGAGCAACGGCTCTCCCAGTCCCCCAAGATTCGGCACTGGTCTGATGACCTGGAACAGAACGATTTTAATTCAGACACTGACAACACTGCAATTTCCCCAAAGTCACAGATATGTGGAATTCAAGAGCACCAATCAGA
This window of the Accipiter gentilis chromosome 10, bAccGen1.1, whole genome shotgun sequence genome carries:
- the SNAPC5 gene encoding snRNA-activating protein complex subunit 5 translates to MLSRLQELRKEEETLLRVKAALHDQLTRLKVEELALQSMIRSREENVTVSSSAVAEETHKTLGQMDNEAAINQTELHLSLQDDEEEEEEEEEEEEEESDS
- the RPL4 gene encoding 60S ribosomal protein L4 codes for the protein MACARPLISVYSEKGEASGKNVTLPAVFKAPIRPDVVNFVHTNLRKNNRQPYAVSELAGHQTSAESWGTGRAVARIPRVRGGGTHRSGQGAFGNMCRGGRMFAPTKTWRRWHRRVNTTQKRYAICSALAASALPALVMSKGHRIEEIPELPLVVEDKVESYKKTKEAVLLLKKLKAWNDIKKVYASQRMRAGKGKMRNRRRIQRRGPCIIYNEDNGIIRAFRNIPGITLLDVNKLNLLRLAPGGHVGRFCIWTESAFRKLDDLYGTWRKAATLKSDYNLPMHKMTNTDIGRIMRSQEIQKALRAPKKKIRRRVLKKNPLKNLRIMIKLNPYAKTMRRNTILRHAQNHKLKEEKKAKAKLAAKVPAGPKAETAAKTAAKAKAEA